GGTCCCGTTTCAGCAAATTTCCATAGTGAATCACAAGGACAGGATATTAAACTAGCAGAAAAAGATCGAATCGTTTTTTTGAAAAATAGCAAAGAATTAGGAGTCAAAAACGGGACTCTTGCTCAAGTTGAGTTTGTAGCAAAGGCAGAAGGTGGCACTTATGTTCATGCCCGCACAGATGATGGCAAGTCTGTTAAGTTTTCAGATAGAGAGTACGGGCATATTCAATATGGGTATGCCGTCACCACCCACAAAAGTCAGGGTGTTACCGTCGATAGGTCTTATGTCCTGGGTGGTGGCCCTATGGTTTCCCAAGAAATGGCATACGTACAGGCAACGCGCCAACGTCATGAGGTTAACTGGTACTTTTCAAAAGATGATCCTGAAGTATCCTTTTCTAAAGGAGGTCTTGCAAAGGTGTTGGAAGAGACTTCTAAGAAGATGGATCGTTCTCAGGGAAAAGATACAACGTTGGATTACTCCATTGAAAAGCAAGTAGAAACAGATAAACTTTCAAAGCAATTATCACAGAATTATGAGTTTACTCTTTCACGCTAATTTTTTCAAGAAATATTGTTAGCACTAATTTGTGAAATTATTGATGTGTGGCGTGAGTCTCTATTTTGATCGTGAGAAGTTATAAAAAAACTAAAAAGGTCTATGGACATACTTATTTTGATGATTATCATGTCACTTGAATAATAAAGCTTAGGTGGTTTAAACATGACAACTGATTTTAAAAACGATCGATTTCAAATTCTTGCTCTAGACGGCGGAGGCATAAAAGGACTTTTTTCCGCTGCTATTCTCGCCCAACTTGAAAGTGATTTTTGTATACGTATTCAAGATCATTTCGATCTAATCGCGGGGACCTCCACTGGTGGGATTATAGCTCTTGGACTTGGTAAGGGGCTATCTCCCAAAGAACTCGTTGAGTTTTATATTCATGAAGGTCCTAATATTTTTCCTGATAGTTATCTTGATACTCCTCGTCATCTGGTTTCTTGTAAATATGGTAGCACCTCCCTCGAAGTGTGCCTGAAGAAGAATTTTGGAGATGTCATTTTGGGAGAGAGTGAAAGAGCATTAGTCATTCCAGCTTATAACATAAGTGAAGACGATGTTTATCTTTTCAAGACCCCCCATCACAAAGGGTTGAGAAGGGACTGGAAAGTTGAGATGTGGAAGGTGGCGATGGCTACCAGTGCTGCACCAACCTATTTCCCTGCATTTACAGGTGTGGACGATATGCGTTTGATCGATGGAGGAGTGTGGGCAAATAACCCGACTATGGTTGGTATTGCCGAAGCGAAAAATAAGCTTGATGTTCCACTTGAAGCGATACGTGTTTTTAATATTGGGACAACAGACGAGGTAAAAGGAAGGCCTGAAAATCTAGATAAGGGGGGCAGATGGCAGTGGAGATCTGAGGCCATTGAAGTCGTCCTTAGGGGGCAGAGCCTTGGAGCTTTTACCCACGCATGTCTTTTGCTTGGAAAGAATAACGTTGTTCGTCTTGACCCCCAGGTCCCAAATGGACATTTTGCTCTTGATAAAGTGTCAACTGAGGGATTGCTTGGTAAAGCGGCGCATTTTAGTCGCCATATTGGACCTAGTTTTGAGGCAAAATTTTTAAAACATACTGCACCAAAGTTTGTACCGTTGCACAGCTATACTAAGGAGGTCATAGATGGATCAGTTAGGTGAAAAGTATACACTTCTACTTGATGAGATTGCTAGAGAATT
This is a stretch of genomic DNA from Maridesulfovibrio frigidus DSM 17176. It encodes these proteins:
- a CDS encoding CBASS cGAMP-activated phospholipase — encoded protein: MTTDFKNDRFQILALDGGGIKGLFSAAILAQLESDFCIRIQDHFDLIAGTSTGGIIALGLGKGLSPKELVEFYIHEGPNIFPDSYLDTPRHLVSCKYGSTSLEVCLKKNFGDVILGESERALVIPAYNISEDDVYLFKTPHHKGLRRDWKVEMWKVAMATSAAPTYFPAFTGVDDMRLIDGGVWANNPTMVGIAEAKNKLDVPLEAIRVFNIGTTDEVKGRPENLDKGGRWQWRSEAIEVVLRGQSLGAFTHACLLLGKNNVVRLDPQVPNGHFALDKVSTEGLLGKAAHFSRHIGPSFEAKFLKHTAPKFVPLHSYTKEVIDGSVR